The following are encoded together in the Pelagibaculum spongiae genome:
- the uppS gene encoding polyprenyl diphosphate synthase translates to MEAGVLSDPGQTGPRHVAIVMDGNGRWAKQRKRPRVFGHRKGAKSVRAAIRGAMLAGVEVLTLFAFSSENWKRPLREVNYLMGLFFNVLESELAELCERDIRLRIIGDTSVFDVPLQQRIEKAIASTAHCQTLELVIAANYGGQWDIAQAAQKLARSVQAGDIQPEQITPEALSKHIQMADLPLPDLLIRTGGEQRISNFLLWQLAYSEFYFTPVLWPDFDEQSFADAVAEYQSRQRRFGMTSAQVEKNNA, encoded by the coding sequence ATGGAGGCAGGGGTCTTGAGTGATCCGGGGCAAACCGGTCCGCGGCATGTAGCCATTGTCATGGATGGAAATGGTCGGTGGGCCAAACAGCGTAAACGACCAAGAGTTTTTGGCCATCGCAAAGGTGCTAAATCAGTTCGTGCCGCAATTCGAGGTGCGATGCTGGCAGGTGTTGAAGTGTTAACACTGTTTGCCTTTAGCAGTGAAAACTGGAAACGCCCTTTACGTGAAGTTAATTATCTAATGGGTTTGTTTTTCAATGTATTGGAAAGCGAACTTGCAGAGCTGTGCGAGCGAGATATTCGGCTGAGAATTATTGGCGATACCTCTGTATTTGATGTGCCGCTTCAACAGCGAATTGAAAAGGCAATTGCTAGTACTGCACATTGCCAAACGCTAGAACTCGTTATTGCAGCCAATTATGGCGGGCAATGGGATATCGCCCAGGCGGCTCAGAAGTTAGCCAGATCAGTCCAAGCTGGTGATATTCAACCTGAACAAATCACTCCTGAAGCACTTTCCAAGCATATTCAAATGGCTGATCTGCCGTTGCCCGATTTATTGATTCGTACTGGGGGAGAACAACGAATCAGTAATTTCCTGTTATGGCAGCTTGCCTACAGTGAATTCTATTTTACCCCTGTTTTGTGGCCGGATTTTGATGAGCAGAGCTTTGCTGATGCTGTAGCAGAATATCAATCCCGCCAGCGCCGTTTTGGCATGACCTCCGCACAGGTAGAAAAAAATAATGCTTAA
- the frr gene encoding ribosome recycling factor, producing the protein MIDEILEDSQQRMAKSLEALEHNLSKMRTGRAHPSLLEGIMVPYYGVDTPLKQVANVSIGDARTLTIQVWEKTLVSAVEKAIMTSNLGLNPCSAGEIIRVPLPVLTEERRREMVKLVRHEGENSKVSVRNARRDANSDFKELVKEKEASEDDERRAQESVQKLTDRYVAEIDKRLDAKEAELMEV; encoded by the coding sequence GTGATCGATGAAATTCTAGAAGACAGTCAACAGCGTATGGCCAAGTCGCTTGAAGCACTTGAACATAACCTGTCAAAAATGCGCACAGGTCGTGCACATCCAAGTTTGCTAGAAGGCATTATGGTGCCTTACTACGGTGTTGATACACCGTTGAAGCAAGTTGCCAATGTGAGTATTGGTGACGCAAGAACATTGACCATTCAAGTTTGGGAAAAGACGTTAGTTTCTGCCGTTGAAAAGGCAATTATGACGTCTAACCTAGGTTTGAATCCTTGCTCTGCTGGTGAAATAATTCGCGTTCCATTGCCTGTTCTGACTGAAGAGCGTCGCCGTGAAATGGTGAAGCTGGTTCGTCACGAAGGTGAGAACAGTAAAGTATCGGTGCGTAATGCGCGTCGTGATGCTAATAGCGATTTTAAAGAACTAGTAAAAGAGAAAGAAGCCAGCGAAGACGATGAACGCAGAGCGCAGGAATCAGTGCAAAAACTGACTGATCGCTATGTAGCTGAAATCGATAAGCGTCTTGATGCAAAAGAAGCTGAGCTGATGGAAGTCTGA
- the pyrH gene encoding UMP kinase: MTRPAQRPSCNRILLKMSGEALMGNGEFGISPEVLDRMAGEIRQVVNLGVQVGLVVGGGNLFRGAALQKAGLGRVTGDHMGMLATVMNALAMRDALERAGLRALAMSAIPMSGVVERYDRMRAIRHMEKGRVVLFSAGTGNPFFTTDTAATLRGIEIEADLVLKATKVDGVYSDDPVTNPDAIRYDELSFDEAISKELRVMDLTALALCRDHNMPLCVFNMNKQGALQRVVAGEAEGTFLVSGDRS; encoded by the coding sequence ATGACAAGACCTGCGCAAAGACCAAGTTGTAATCGCATCCTGCTCAAAATGAGCGGTGAGGCGTTGATGGGCAATGGTGAGTTTGGTATTTCACCAGAAGTTCTAGATCGCATGGCCGGTGAGATTCGTCAGGTTGTGAATCTTGGTGTGCAGGTCGGTCTGGTTGTTGGTGGTGGCAACCTGTTCCGGGGCGCAGCTTTGCAAAAAGCTGGCCTCGGTCGGGTTACTGGTGATCACATGGGTATGCTGGCCACGGTAATGAATGCCTTGGCAATGCGTGATGCCCTTGAGAGAGCTGGTTTGCGTGCGCTGGCAATGTCAGCAATTCCTATGAGTGGCGTAGTAGAACGCTACGATAGAATGCGGGCAATTCGCCATATGGAAAAAGGCCGTGTTGTGCTTTTCTCTGCAGGTACGGGCAATCCTTTCTTTACTACGGACACTGCTGCCACCTTGAGAGGCATTGAGATCGAAGCTGATCTGGTACTCAAGGCGACTAAAGTAGATGGTGTTTACAGTGATGATCCGGTAACAAATCCAGATGCGATCCGTTATGATGAGTTGTCATTTGATGAAGCCATCAGTAAAGAGTTGCGAGTGATGGATTTGACTGCTTTGGCGTTGTGTCGAGATCACAACATGCCTTTGTGTGTGTTCAACATGAACAAACAAGGCGCATTGCAGCGGGTAGTCGCTGGCGAAGCTGAAGGTACGTTTCTGGTTTCGGGAGACAGATCGTGA
- the tsf gene encoding translation elongation factor Ts, with protein MAIGPKLVKELRERTGAGMMDCKKALQATDGDIELAIENMRKSGAAKAAKKAGRVAAEGVIVGRVEGSKGMLLEVNSETDFVARDEGFLGFVNTVADAAMAAGADTAEAISALQIEGGSVEEVRAALVAKIGENIGVRRAVFLDAGEGNIASYLHGARIGVLATVSGGRADLPKDVAMHVAASNPSVIDPSEVSSEVVEKEKEIIKAQPDMEGKPENIVEKMMVGRINKFLNEISLTGQPFVKDPSITVGKLLKAESATVTGFLRLEVGEGIEKAEEDFAAEVAAQVAGAK; from the coding sequence ATGGCTATCGGTCCAAAGCTGGTTAAAGAGCTTCGTGAGCGTACTGGTGCAGGCATGATGGACTGCAAAAAAGCTTTGCAGGCTACTGACGGTGACATCGAACTGGCAATTGAAAACATGCGCAAGTCTGGTGCTGCTAAAGCAGCTAAAAAGGCTGGTCGTGTTGCAGCGGAAGGCGTGATCGTAGGTCGCGTTGAAGGCAGCAAGGGCATGTTGTTAGAAGTAAACAGTGAAACTGACTTCGTTGCTCGTGACGAAGGTTTCCTGGGCTTCGTAAACACGGTTGCTGATGCGGCTATGGCTGCTGGCGCTGATACTGCTGAGGCAATTTCTGCTCTGCAGATCGAAGGCGGTTCTGTAGAAGAAGTACGTGCAGCTCTGGTTGCTAAAATCGGTGAAAACATCGGTGTTCGTCGCGCGGTATTCTTGGACGCTGGCGAAGGTAACATTGCTAGCTACCTGCACGGTGCTCGCATTGGTGTTCTGGCGACTGTTAGTGGCGGTCGAGCTGACCTGCCTAAAGACGTTGCAATGCACGTTGCAGCTTCTAATCCTTCAGTAATCGACCCTTCAGAAGTTTCTTCTGAAGTTGTTGAGAAGGAAAAAGAGATCATCAAGGCCCAGCCTGATATGGAAGGCAAGCCTGAAAACATCGTTGAAAAAATGATGGTGGGTCGTATCAACAAGTTCCTGAATGAAATCAGCCTGACGGGCCAGCCTTTCGTTAAGGATCCTTCAATTACAGTTGGCAAATTGCTGAAAGCTGAAAGCGCTACTGTAACTGGCTTCCTGCGTTTGGAAGTTGGCGAAGGTATTGAGAAAGCTGAAGAAGATTTTGCTGCTGAAGTTGCAGCTCAGGTAGCTGGAGCTAAGTAA
- the rpsB gene encoding 30S ribosomal protein S2, which produces MANVSMRDMLAAGVHFGHQTRYWCPKMAPYIFGERNKIHIINLEKTLPLYNDAVNFLSKMAARKGKILFVGTKRSAGRVIKEEASRCGMPYVNHRWLGGMLTNYKTVRQSIKRLKDLEAMAADGTMDRLNKKEALDTRRLTEKLDRSLGGIKDMGGLPDALFVVDVDHEKIAIAEAKKLGIPVVAVVDTNSNPADVDYIIPGNDDAIRAIKLYVAGLADALIDARAVDTVAAEKEGFVEVSEEAAAE; this is translated from the coding sequence ATGGCTAATGTATCCATGCGCGACATGCTCGCAGCTGGTGTTCACTTCGGACACCAAACTCGTTACTGGTGCCCAAAGATGGCTCCTTACATCTTTGGTGAGCGCAACAAGATCCATATCATCAACCTTGAGAAGACTCTGCCTCTTTACAATGACGCAGTAAACTTCCTGAGCAAGATGGCTGCTCGTAAAGGCAAGATCTTGTTCGTTGGTACCAAGCGTTCAGCGGGTCGTGTGATTAAGGAAGAAGCATCGCGTTGTGGCATGCCTTACGTTAACCACCGCTGGTTGGGCGGTATGCTGACTAACTATAAAACAGTTCGTCAGTCTATCAAGCGTCTGAAAGATCTGGAAGCAATGGCTGCTGACGGAACGATGGATCGCCTGAACAAAAAAGAAGCTCTGGATACTCGTCGCCTGACTGAAAAGTTAGATCGTAGCCTGGGTGGCATCAAGGATATGGGCGGTCTTCCTGACGCACTGTTCGTAGTTGACGTTGACCACGAAAAGATTGCTATCGCAGAAGCTAAGAAGCTGGGTATTCCAGTTGTAGCGGTTGTTGATACCAACTCTAACCCTGCTGACGTTGATTACATCATTCCTGGCAACGATGACGCGATCCGCGCTATCAAGCTGTATGTTGCAGGTCTGGCCGATGCACTGATCGACGCACGTGCTGTCGATACTGTTGCTGCTGAAAAAGAAGGCTTCGTAGAAGTTTCTGAAGAAGCTGCTGCAGAGTAA
- the map gene encoding type I methionyl aminopeptidase: MTIKIKTAEEIEKMRVAGKLAAEQLELIEPYIVPGVTTDELNDILHKHTIEVQDAIPAPLNYHGFPKSICTSVNHVVCHGIPNNKRLKNGDVINVDVTVIKDGYHGDTSKMFFVGEPTILARRLTKVTHECLWIGINLVKPGARLGDIGAAIQKHAHQHHYSVVQEYCGHGIGAEFHEEPQVLHYGKANTGPELKPGMIFTIEPMINAGKRHVKLSEKDGWTVTTKDKKLSAQFEHTILVTETGFEVLTLRNEEKQQDALEAATGE, encoded by the coding sequence ATGACCATAAAGATTAAAACTGCAGAAGAAATCGAGAAGATGCGTGTCGCCGGCAAACTAGCGGCAGAGCAACTTGAACTGATCGAACCTTATATTGTGCCGGGTGTAACCACCGACGAACTCAATGATATCTTGCACAAGCACACCATCGAAGTTCAGGACGCCATCCCGGCACCCTTGAACTATCACGGTTTTCCGAAAAGCATCTGCACTTCGGTCAACCATGTGGTCTGCCACGGCATTCCAAACAATAAACGCTTGAAAAATGGCGATGTTATCAATGTTGACGTTACCGTGATCAAAGATGGTTATCACGGCGACACCAGCAAGATGTTTTTCGTCGGCGAACCAACAATATTAGCCAGGCGCTTGACCAAGGTCACTCATGAATGTCTTTGGATCGGCATCAACCTAGTGAAACCTGGTGCACGGCTAGGCGACATCGGCGCAGCAATCCAAAAGCACGCCCACCAACATCACTACTCAGTAGTTCAAGAGTATTGCGGTCATGGTATTGGCGCAGAATTCCACGAAGAGCCTCAGGTGCTGCATTACGGCAAAGCCAACACCGGCCCTGAATTAAAACCCGGCATGATTTTTACCATTGAGCCGATGATTAATGCCGGTAAGCGACATGTAAAATTGTCAGAAAAAGACGGCTGGACGGTAACCACTAAAGATAAAAAATTATCCGCGCAATTCGAGCATACTATTCTGGTGACCGAGACTGGTTTTGAAGTGCTCACTCTCCGCAATGAAGAAAAACAACAAGACGCCTTAGAAGCAGCCACCGGAGAATAA
- the glnD gene encoding [protein-PII] uridylyltransferase gives MSIPSAPFQSPEYLSSYLEQLGSGGSELTGQLQFALKETNRLLEEGFAKHQPVEELVRQRARLLDQIILCAWKKQSKTGNKPISLISVGGYGRGELHPHSDIDLLVLMQQAPSKEQCKEIEQFLYILWDLGLEIGHAVRTIKECVSVAEKDVTVFTNLVEARQLCDLDDLFSQLKYQLDLAQVWPPAEFFTAKLEEQKQRHHKFGDTGYNLEPNLKASPGGLRDIQTIGWVAKRRFDTDSFRGLVREGFLTDEEYNALSKGQHFLWQLRFGLHLLANRKEDRLIFDHQKNLAQMLGYEDTPERLGVEHMMKEYFRTVTELSELNDMLLQLFEEDLLCDENCRTVTEINQRFQIRNQRIEVTDENVFKKSPFALIEIFLLMAQQDEIEGVQATTIRLIRQNRHLIDQQFRVNIQNRSFFMELLRLPHGVYRQLVLMKRYGVLGAYIPEFGQIEGQMQYDLFHSYTVDEHTLILIENLRRFWLGKEFPLCCHIMQNLAKPELIYLAGLFHDIGKGRGGDHSQLGAVDARAFCQRHGLGSYDSRLVAWLVQSHLLMSTTAQRQDISDPDVIHDFALIVGDQVHLDYLYVLTVADIRATNAKLWNSWRQHLLQDLYTSTRLALRRGLSNPQNKSQLIKETQEKSWMILTGHNASPMRTHELWSSLGEVYFIHQDPRAIARHTRAIINHKQTKQPLILVSQREDFAGTEIFTYLDNRSHIFARVTSTLEKLGLNIVSARIQLSADNRRLDTYTVLDRDNQPISSEYISEKIHSRLLAALSADSAPSLPSQSFKTRKLKHFEKPTRVSFSPDSHNTMTVMELYGLDHPGLLAKVARTLLENNAIIHSAHIATYGEKIEDVFFISDMDGNPIEDSEKLSLLREQIIQQLDPQDDASDNDSDLVQQACSQGIDI, from the coding sequence ATGAGCATACCCTCCGCACCATTCCAATCGCCTGAATACTTATCAAGTTATCTAGAGCAACTGGGCAGCGGAGGGTCTGAGCTCACCGGCCAACTGCAATTCGCGCTAAAAGAAACCAATCGATTACTCGAAGAAGGTTTTGCAAAGCACCAACCGGTTGAAGAGTTAGTTCGACAACGAGCTCGCTTGCTAGACCAGATCATTCTTTGCGCTTGGAAAAAACAAAGCAAGACTGGCAATAAACCGATTAGTTTGATCAGTGTTGGTGGTTATGGTCGTGGCGAACTGCACCCCCATTCTGACATCGACCTGCTGGTGTTAATGCAGCAAGCGCCAAGCAAAGAACAGTGCAAAGAGATCGAACAGTTTTTATATATTTTGTGGGATCTCGGGCTGGAAATCGGCCATGCCGTTCGCACTATTAAAGAATGCGTTAGCGTGGCTGAAAAAGATGTCACGGTCTTCACCAACTTGGTTGAAGCGCGCCAACTTTGTGATCTAGATGATTTATTCAGCCAGTTAAAATATCAATTAGATTTAGCTCAAGTTTGGCCGCCCGCTGAGTTTTTTACCGCCAAGCTCGAAGAGCAAAAACAGCGACACCATAAATTTGGTGACACCGGCTACAATCTTGAGCCAAATTTAAAAGCCAGCCCTGGTGGATTAAGAGATATTCAAACCATTGGTTGGGTAGCAAAACGACGTTTTGATACCGATTCATTTCGCGGATTAGTGCGCGAAGGTTTCTTAACCGATGAAGAATATAACGCGCTCAGCAAAGGCCAGCATTTCCTTTGGCAACTGCGCTTTGGTTTGCATTTGTTAGCCAACCGAAAAGAAGACCGGTTGATTTTTGATCATCAAAAAAACCTAGCGCAAATGCTCGGCTATGAAGACACGCCAGAAAGACTCGGCGTAGAACACATGATGAAAGAATATTTTCGCACTGTGACTGAATTATCCGAATTAAACGACATGTTACTGCAGTTATTTGAAGAAGATTTATTGTGTGATGAAAACTGCCGCACCGTCACTGAAATTAATCAGCGCTTTCAAATTCGCAACCAGCGCATCGAAGTCACTGATGAAAATGTTTTTAAAAAATCCCCCTTCGCCCTGATCGAAATATTTTTACTAATGGCACAGCAGGATGAAATCGAAGGCGTGCAAGCCACTACCATTCGATTGATTCGACAAAACCGCCATCTTATTGATCAGCAGTTTAGGGTTAACATTCAAAATCGTAGCTTTTTTATGGAGCTATTGCGCCTACCACACGGTGTTTATCGGCAACTGGTTTTAATGAAACGTTACGGCGTGCTCGGCGCATATATTCCCGAATTTGGTCAAATTGAAGGACAAATGCAATATGACCTTTTTCACAGCTACACCGTTGATGAACATACACTGATTCTGATTGAGAATTTACGTCGATTCTGGCTAGGTAAAGAATTCCCACTTTGCTGTCATATTATGCAAAACCTCGCCAAGCCTGAGCTAATTTACCTAGCGGGATTATTCCACGATATCGGTAAAGGGCGCGGCGGCGACCATTCCCAACTCGGCGCAGTTGACGCTAGAGCATTTTGCCAACGCCACGGCTTAGGCAGTTACGACTCTCGACTGGTCGCATGGTTAGTACAAAGCCATTTATTAATGTCGACCACTGCACAGCGACAAGATATTTCTGATCCCGATGTTATTCACGACTTTGCACTAATAGTCGGCGACCAAGTTCACCTAGATTATTTATATGTATTAACCGTTGCTGATATTCGAGCAACCAACGCCAAATTATGGAATAGCTGGCGTCAACATTTATTGCAGGATTTATATACCTCAACTCGCTTGGCATTACGCCGAGGCTTGAGCAATCCACAAAATAAGAGTCAGCTAATCAAAGAAACCCAAGAGAAATCTTGGATGATTCTGACCGGCCATAACGCCAGCCCAATGCGCACCCATGAATTGTGGAGCTCACTGGGCGAGGTCTATTTTATTCACCAAGATCCTCGAGCCATTGCCCGCCACACCCGGGCCATTATTAACCACAAGCAAACCAAACAGCCTTTGATTTTAGTAAGCCAGCGGGAAGATTTTGCCGGCACCGAGATATTTACTTACTTAGATAATCGCAGCCATATTTTTGCTCGCGTTACTTCCACCCTAGAAAAACTGGGTCTGAATATTGTTAGTGCTCGAATTCAGCTATCGGCTGATAATCGTCGACTGGATACTTATACCGTTCTCGATCGAGACAATCAGCCAATCTCTTCAGAATACATTTCTGAAAAAATCCACAGCCGATTACTGGCAGCACTCAGCGCAGATTCAGCCCCTTCTTTGCCGTCGCAAAGCTTCAAAACCAGAAAACTGAAACATTTCGAGAAACCCACCCGAGTGTCCTTTTCACCTGACTCCCATAACACCATGACGGTGATGGAGCTTTATGGCCTAGACCATCCCGGCTTATTGGCAAAGGTGGCAAGAACCCTGCTGGAAAATAACGCAATTATCCATAGCGCCCACATTGCAACCTATGGCGAAAAAATCGAGGATGTATTTTTCATATCTGATATGGACGGAAACCCAATCGAAGATAGTGAAAAACTCTCATTATTAAGAGAGCAGATCATCCAGCAACTAGACCCACAGGACGACGCTTCAGATAATGATTCAGATTTAGTACAGCAAGCCTGCAGCCAAGGAATTGATATTTAG
- the dapD gene encoding 2,3,4,5-tetrahydropyridine-2,6-dicarboxylate N-succinyltransferase, translating into MFSLGWGIGTKNQANEWLEVFFAAPLLNPEASVIKSVTSVIGEITENTSVELSSEQLKQLSQQLQQNDQAELAKIAARMADSVQPAIICALVEDSAPASAVEVYLKLHLLSHRLVKPHHTKLDGMFGLLINTAWTSEGAVDARELADRQLQARLEGRVLEVKSVDKFPSMADYVVPSGIRIGDAQRVRLGAYLGEGTTIMHEGFVNFNAGTEGTSMIEGRISAGVTVAKGSDLGGGCSTMGTLSGGGKEVITVGTESLIGANAGLGIPLGDRCTIESGLYLTAGAKVNLLDDKGQLVEVVKARALSGLNDLLFRRNSLSGALEAKANKNAVELNHELHAHN; encoded by the coding sequence ATGTTTAGTCTTGGCTGGGGAATCGGAACCAAGAATCAGGCAAATGAGTGGCTGGAAGTTTTCTTTGCAGCACCACTACTAAACCCAGAAGCGTCGGTGATCAAATCTGTAACTTCTGTGATTGGCGAGATCACTGAAAACACCAGCGTAGAATTATCTAGTGAGCAGCTAAAGCAACTAAGCCAGCAGCTACAACAAAATGATCAAGCTGAACTTGCTAAGATTGCCGCTCGAATGGCAGACAGCGTACAGCCAGCGATTATCTGCGCACTAGTAGAAGATTCGGCACCGGCATCGGCTGTTGAAGTTTATTTAAAGCTGCATTTGCTATCTCACAGGCTGGTTAAGCCCCACCACACCAAACTTGATGGCATGTTCGGTTTGCTGATCAACACCGCTTGGACCAGCGAAGGTGCAGTCGACGCTCGCGAGCTGGCCGATCGCCAACTACAAGCACGCTTGGAAGGTCGAGTACTTGAAGTGAAGTCAGTCGATAAATTTCCATCAATGGCCGATTACGTGGTGCCGTCTGGGATTCGTATTGGCGATGCACAACGGGTTCGCCTCGGTGCTTACTTGGGCGAAGGCACCACCATCATGCACGAAGGTTTTGTTAACTTTAATGCCGGCACCGAAGGCACCAGCATGATCGAAGGTCGTATTTCTGCTGGTGTTACCGTTGCTAAAGGTTCTGACCTTGGCGGCGGCTGCTCAACCATGGGCACCTTGTCTGGTGGCGGTAAAGAAGTGATCACCGTCGGCACAGAAAGTCTGATTGGTGCCAATGCTGGTTTGGGCATTCCACTGGGCGACCGCTGCACTATTGAATCTGGCCTATATCTGACTGCCGGTGCCAAGGTCAACCTGCTAGATGACAAGGGACAATTGGTCGAAGTTGTTAAAGCCCGTGCGCTTTCCGGCTTGAATGATTTGCTATTCCGTCGCAACAGTTTGAGCGGTGCATTAGAAGCCAAAGCCAATAAAAACGCGGTTGAGCTTAACCACGAATTACATGCACATAACTAA
- a CDS encoding DNA cytosine methyltransferase: MIAIEMCAGAGGQALGLHLAGFKHAALIEIDHHACETLRLNNQTLNLGWENIIEGDLKDFAKNTINLGKNIDLVAGGVPCPPFSKAGQQLGHEDERDLFPTALEIIRKIKPRAVMLENVPGLLEEKFSWYREIISNQLSEMGYQSEWKLHQASNFSVPQLRPRVILVAMKPSVFKHFHWPTQANPKITVGEALYDLIAQKGWESAKDWKAKANNIAPTLVGGSKKHGGPDLGPTRAKRQWQALGVNAHRLANDDEIPEPGFQGALKRDGTIQPGCEKMPLLNIRMAARIQGFPDYWSFYGSKTHSYRQVGNAFPPPVAEAIGKQIFKALQASSNRK; the protein is encoded by the coding sequence ATGATCGCTATTGAGATGTGTGCAGGAGCAGGAGGCCAAGCATTAGGCCTCCATTTGGCCGGGTTTAAGCATGCTGCATTAATTGAAATCGATCACCACGCTTGTGAAACACTTCGCCTAAACAACCAAACACTCAATCTTGGCTGGGAAAATATAATCGAGGGTGACTTAAAAGATTTTGCCAAGAACACTATCAACCTTGGGAAAAATATTGATTTAGTTGCTGGCGGCGTCCCATGCCCACCATTTAGCAAAGCAGGACAACAACTTGGCCATGAAGATGAGAGAGATTTATTTCCCACAGCTCTGGAAATTATTCGAAAAATCAAACCCCGCGCTGTAATGCTAGAAAATGTCCCCGGCTTGCTTGAAGAAAAATTTTCTTGGTATAGAGAGATAATCTCTAATCAGCTTTCTGAAATGGGCTATCAGAGCGAATGGAAACTGCATCAAGCTAGCAATTTTAGTGTTCCGCAACTGCGCCCTAGAGTGATATTGGTCGCCATGAAGCCATCTGTATTCAAACACTTTCACTGGCCTACTCAAGCAAACCCAAAAATCACTGTCGGAGAGGCTCTTTACGACCTAATTGCTCAAAAAGGCTGGGAAAGCGCAAAAGACTGGAAAGCCAAAGCTAACAATATCGCACCCACCTTGGTTGGAGGATCTAAAAAGCACGGCGGCCCAGACTTAGGGCCAACTAGAGCCAAGCGTCAATGGCAAGCATTAGGCGTCAACGCACACCGATTAGCCAATGACGACGAAATTCCAGAACCCGGCTTCCAAGGTGCGCTAAAACGCGATGGCACAATACAGCCTGGCTGTGAAAAGATGCCTTTATTGAACATCCGCATGGCAGCACGCATTCAAGGTTTCCCCGACTATTGGTCTTTTTACGGTTCAAAAACACATTCCTATCGCCAAGTAGGCAATGCCTTCCCTCCACCTGTCGCCGAAGCTATTGGCAAACAAATTTTCAAAGCCTTGCAAGCATCCTCAAACAGGAAGTAA
- a CDS encoding NgoMIV family type II restriction endonuclease, whose product MSLLTKQRDNFHRLLIKNEILTFSAFSKYGAEKICSNADSGQKHSVLTANLLTDKIAQNLGITVTTRSQKKKGQTLGNEFEQACTEYLQKTFLQLGNLRPGNWQVEKINSRRQSVLGQYEQYTHLSELGLLADKHAELRNFLGDGYTVAPDIVISRSPETDDMLNSNTLIVDDHSCKQSALRIKNHKTLEAPNLILHASISCKFTMRSDRAQNTRTEALNLMRARKGRSPHIISLTAEPTVSRIASLALGTGDLDCVYHIALYELLEALKELDASEPLEQLEQMVVGKRIKDISDLPLDLAI is encoded by the coding sequence ATGAGCCTTCTGACCAAGCAGAGAGATAATTTTCATAGGTTATTAATTAAAAATGAAATACTCACTTTTAGCGCATTTTCAAAATATGGCGCAGAAAAAATATGCAGTAATGCAGATTCAGGACAGAAGCACAGCGTACTGACTGCAAATTTACTCACCGACAAGATTGCTCAAAACCTTGGCATAACAGTTACTACACGAAGCCAAAAGAAAAAAGGGCAGACATTGGGCAATGAATTTGAGCAAGCTTGCACTGAATACTTACAAAAGACTTTCCTCCAACTTGGCAATCTCAGACCAGGCAATTGGCAGGTCGAAAAAATAAATAGCCGCCGCCAATCTGTTCTTGGACAATATGAGCAATACACTCATTTATCTGAACTTGGATTGCTCGCAGATAAACATGCAGAGTTAAGAAATTTCTTAGGTGATGGCTATACCGTCGCTCCTGATATCGTCATCTCAAGATCACCTGAAACTGACGACATGCTAAATAGCAACACCCTTATTGTTGATGACCACTCTTGCAAGCAATCTGCGCTAAGAATAAAAAACCATAAAACCCTTGAAGCACCTAACCTGATTCTCCACGCAAGTATCTCTTGTAAATTCACCATGCGTTCAGATAGAGCTCAAAACACAAGAACTGAAGCACTTAATCTTATGAGAGCCCGCAAAGGAAGATCACCCCATATAATATCATTAACCGCAGAACCAACCGTCAGCAGAATTGCTTCCCTTGCTCTTGGTACCGGTGACTTAGACTGCGTATATCACATTGCTTTATACGAACTACTTGAAGCATTAAAAGAGCTCGATGCAAGCGAACCTCTTGAACAACTCGAACAAATGGTTGTCGGTAAACGCATAAAAGACATTAGCGACCTACCTCTTGATTTAGCAATATAA
- a CDS encoding Spx/MgsR family RNA polymerase-binding regulatory protein, whose protein sequence is MKLYGIKNCDTVRKARKWMDTQLLDYQFCDFKAEAPSAELIQSWLAQHPATTVLNRRSTTWRQLDDQQKALAETPKSAAALASEFSSLIKRPVLEYQGQVYFGFNSQQYEQIFNAQ, encoded by the coding sequence ATGAAACTTTACGGAATCAAAAACTGCGATACCGTTCGTAAAGCCAGAAAATGGATGGATACCCAACTGCTTGATTATCAATTTTGTGATTTTAAGGCCGAAGCCCCCAGCGCAGAATTAATTCAAAGTTGGTTAGCACAACATCCTGCTACGACGGTACTTAACCGGCGTAGCACCACTTGGCGTCAGCTTGATGATCAACAAAAAGCGCTGGCGGAAACGCCTAAATCAGCAGCTGCACTGGCTAGCGAATTCTCCAGCTTGATCAAACGCCCGGTTCTGGAATATCAAGGACAGGTGTATTTTGGATTTAACAGCCAGCAGTATGAGCAAATATTCAATGCACAATAA